CTTGGTTACATCaagtggatcaaaatcaaatcTATCTTCATGATCAGGATCAATTGTCTGAATGAAAAGTTTCCATTCAGGGTAATTTCCAACTGCTATTGAGTCATAGAGGTCCTTGGTAGCGTGACTGTGATTAGATCCCCCAACCTTAATGGCCTCATCTTCCAACAAACACTTCACTCCACAAGTAGGTTTCCAATGGAACTTGACATATTGAGCCTTCCCAGCTTTGTTGATTAAGGTGTAGGTATTAACACCGGAGCCTTCCATGTGCCTGTAGTCTTGCGGAATACCCAGATCATCAAATAGGAAGGAGAACATATGCAAGCTCTCTGGATGGTGGGAGAAGAAGTCAAGGATTCTCCAGTTTTCCTGGATGTGGGATTTGGGGTTGGGTTTAAGAGCATGGACCATGTCCGGGAACTTCATTCCATCACGGACAAAGAAAACTGGGAAATTGTTACCCACCAGATCGAAGTTACCCTGAGTGCACAGGGAAAAGGTCACAAGGCTCAGAACATGAACACAACGGATTGAACTCATTATCCGTTAACCTCCATATTTTAACAAAACACTCACTAGGATATGCGTAAACTACTTCAATAGATCTTTAAAACTACCAAAGAAGACCAACATGTATGACACTGGGATTTCTATGCAGATTGAGGTGTACTCATGCTTAAGGACTAATCCCTGTCTATCATGTTCAAAGTTAAGTAGAACTAGCCTATACATACACCAACGTAAGATCAATCATGGCTATATCCAGAATACTGTGTTTTTTGCCACCCGTTTGAGCAGAGAACTGCTTcaccaaaatcaattttaatAAAGAAGAGGAGCAAGGACCTCTACCCAAgtaaaacacctcatagttttggcattattacCATATCTTAAAGTATAGCACTGAGCTTGTCATGTTCTCACAGCAGAATAGATGAGCAGCCAAAGTTGCTGCCCAAATACCCCATCAAATTCTAAAGACTGAGATGACAGCAAATCAGGCAGTTCAACACCTATGAGCTTGCAAACAAgacaaaccaaaccgagccttgtgtcccaatcaattggggtcggcttgCAGCAAGACAAATGTCTctgaaaaaaagaattgatttCATTTATTCTAAACTCATTGGATAGTTCTCCACGTGAATGTGGTTTGTCTTTAGCAAAGTAAAATACTTCTACATGAATGCTCCTGGTTTACAACTCTGCTAATGCTATGTGATCCGGTCAAGGTAAATCGAATGGTCTTTTTTGACTTGACAATCTGAGCAAGATCAATGGACTTGCTAAGAAAGGCCTCACTGTTTTCCTACAAGCAGCTTACTACGTTCTATCGCATAGTTGGGCAAATATCCACGAAATTAACCAATAGATACCGTCTCTACAATAATATCTTACCACGAAGAATAAACATTACCAGCCACTATCACTCACCTCTCTGGTGTAGAACTTCACTGCAAAACCTCGGGGATCCCTCAGGGTTTCAGGGCTACCACGTTCATGGATGACAGTGGAGAAACGAACAATAACAGGTGTCTGAACTCCTGGAGCTCGCAGAAAATCAGCACAAGTTAGGTGTGAAATATCATGGGTGACCTCAAAAAACCCCTTGGCACTGGCTCCCCTTGCATGGACGACACGTTCAGGGATACGCTCCCGATCAAAATTGGCAAGTTTCTCGACCAAATGATAATCCTCAAGAAGAATTGGGCCTGTGAATTTTTGAGTTTATATAACAagtttaagcaaaaaaaaaaaaaattgaatagcaCCACTACTAGTAAAACAATCCCCATATCTTATCAAAAGATCTACCTCTTTACTGAATATATACCCCTAATACAAATTAAGTTCAATGGTGAAATCCATTCGTAAATTGTTTCCATGTATGATCCTTATTCCTTAAGAATTATCAAGCATTTTGGAACAGATAAACAAGTACTCACAGGCCTACACCAAGTGATTTTCtaaaaggaaaaattagaaATCCATTCGTAATTTCTTT
The sequence above is drawn from the Rhododendron vialii isolate Sample 1 chromosome 6a, ASM3025357v1 genome and encodes:
- the LOC131330836 gene encoding catalase isozyme 1-like, whose translation is MDPYKYVPSSAYDSPFWTTNSGAPVWNNNSSLTVGTRGPILLEDYHLVEKLANFDRERIPERVVHARGASAKGFFEVTHDISHLTCADFLRAPGVQTPVIVRFSTVIHERGSPETLRDPRGFAVKFYTREGNFDLVGNNFPVFFVRDGMKFPDMVHALKPNPKSHIQENWRILDFFSHHPESLHMFSFLFDDLGIPQDYRHMEGSGVNTYTLINKAGKAQYVKFHWKPTCGVKCLLEDEAIKVGGSNHSHATKDLYDSIAVGNYPEWKLFIQTIDPDHEDRFDFDPLDVTKTWPEDILPLQPVGRLVLNKNIDNFFAENEQLAFCPALIVPGVYYSDDKLLQTRIFSYADTQRHRLGPNYLQLPANAPKCAHHNNHHDGFMNFMQRHEEVNYFPSRFDPVRHAEKYPIPSAVLTGRREKRVIEKENNFKQPGERYRSWAPDRQERFISRWVEALSDPRVTHEIRSIWISYWSQADKSLGQKIANRLNVRPSF